The DNA segment AAATGTCTCTACGATGACCAACTGTCAAAGCTAGAATTATAAGCTTGTTATCGTCAATCATACAAATAAGTCGATAATCTCCTATTCTGTATCTCCAATGTCCATTTCGGTTACCTGTCAATCCTTTGCCAAATGCACGAGGCTCTGTTGTGTTTATAAGGTGCTTTTCAATCCATCCTCGTAAAATTTTTTGAGTATATTTATCTAGTTTTT comes from the Mogibacterium neglectum genome and includes:
- a CDS encoding type II toxin-antitoxin system RelE family toxin, which translates into the protein MNSYSLELSERFKKEFKKLDKYTQKILRGWIEKHLINTTEPRAFGKGLTGNRNGHWRYRIGDYRLICMIDDNKLIILALTVGHRRDIYKR